The nucleotide window CCGCTTGCAGGGCACGGCCGCGACGGGTTCCGCCGCGCACGGCGCCGCGGCGCGGATGCTGCGCCCGCTGCTCGGTGCGGAACGGGTCGAACGGTTGCGCCGCTTCCTGCGTCGCGAACCGGCGCTCAGCGCGCCCGCGCCGCCGCGCGTGATCAGCGCCCGCCTGGGTCATCGCGTGGCGAATCTGCTCCGGCGCTTTTTCAGCGAACGTACCGTGCGCCGGCTGCGCCGCTTCCTGCGCCGCAACCCGGGACTCTGAACGATTCCCGCGCGTGCTTGCCTCAGCGGCGGGCCCGATTCTCGATTGCGATCCGCGCGTTACGCGCTATCCCGGGTTGTTTCGCGCGCCGCACGGGCGTGCCCGCAAAACACGCGTCGAACGCGGCTTCGTCCATTTCACTCAACATCTTCAGGTCCGGATTGGCCACGCCGGGCCGGGAAGTGAAGGCGGGTTCGTCCGTCGCTCTCACGGAACGGTTCCAGGGGCATGCCTCCTGGCAGATGTCACAGCCGAAGACCCAATCTCCGAAGGCCGGGCGCAGCACTTCGGGAATTTCGCCGCGGTTCTCGATGGTGTGGTACGAAATGCACAGCCGCGAATCGACCACGCCTGGCGCGACGATAGCCTGCGTCGGGCAGGCGTCCAGGCATGCCCGGCATGAGCCGCAGTGGCCGCGCGCGGCCGCATCCGGCGCGAGTTCCACCGTCGTCAGGATTACGGCCAGGAAGAACCACGAGCCCAGGTCG belongs to Candidatus Hydrogenedentota bacterium and includes:
- the queG gene encoding tRNA epoxyqueuosine(34) reductase QueG, translating into MKRAARELGFDACGIAAAGPADPEDRLGEWLTRGYHAGIAWLARSRPARQHPELVLPGVQSVVVVARNHYQRRQAQPPGTGKVAMYACGRDYHKVLRRPLRRLAARIEAMIPEARCYCCIDSGPVLERAWAARAGVGWVGKNSLVLRRDLGSWFFLAVILTTVELAPDAAARGHCGSCRACLDACPTQAIVAPGVVDSRLCISYHTIENRGEIPEVLRPAFGDWVFGCDICQEACPWNRSVRATDEPAFTSRPGVANPDLKMLSEMDEAAFDACFAGTPVRRAKQPGIARNARIAIENRARR